The sequence GACTGACGACAAAAGATACTTTCTCTACtacctaatattttttttcaaaactgtGATGTGAGCGTGATACACAGAGTAGttgtaacattttattttactctgagaattaaaaaaattgcaactgGCCGTACAAGAAGGAGATGACGGGCTGTGGGTCCGTGAGGTCCGTGACACAGTTCAGTACAACTAAGCGGCTCCGAACCTAGACGGTCTTTCCTAAAAGTGCTACTCCCATAGGCCCCAACTAtatgtttgtctttttttttttttcttctcgtTTTTATCTCCATCACCacataaaatataatccaatTGACAAAATAGTTGGGGGTTCTTTAATCTTTTATCATGGGGTCTTACTCAGTGACCCATTTGTAATGCCTCCCAAGACCACTTACGATTCCATGTCAGCAAATGGCCGTGACTCGGGATAATTCTATTCCTAGAGAACTGtgttcaaataaataattatagtatgccaaatttcacaacttattttatttgttgatttatttatttgtttgaatttgtttgacattagtttcaacttataatttatgatttttagtttttatatacagttttttaaaattttatttttatatgtattttttactttttcaaattttttaagatagaaaattttcaacaattcaacaaatttttttagcaacaaattaaataaattgttatcAAACGAATAGGTAAACACTTTATACCCATATAGATTTACAATTTTTCATTAACCAGTTATAATTGcacaaaaaaagtgaaattgaaTATAAGAATGCTTGTGAGCTATCATAAGAGTAGTATGTATGAAATTGTTGCCACGTTATTGCAAAAAAGTGGGACCCAACCCCCTTGAGATTCGAGATTTTTACATGTTCGAGTTGCATTGCATAGTAAACCCAAGCTAGGAAGGTAGATACCTGAAAACGGCCACGGTTGTATTGTATAATTTCGAAATTGTCCTTCCATAAATCCTGCATATATTCCCCAAATCTTCCTACAATTTTTGTCTcaaaaagaaacaaggaacatgaaaattaaatttgtccaagaaaacaaacaagtgAAATTAATGCATCTAACATGATACAAagggttctattttttttttaataattatagcTCAATGTTTCCTAACGAcaatttaaatagttttttggattttgttcgGAGGtgtatttggtttttaaaaaattagagcaATGGAAATAAATGGTATGATCCTTAAATCCTAACATGTAGGGTATTTATCAATGCTAATGGGACGTTTTGGGGGGGATGCACTATACCTTACATGATAACATGCACATGGACCCATTTATCCACGTTGGCCCATCTTGACCATATTTCTTAATAGTGATTTAATAGTGGGTTTAGACATTGGAAAATCTTTTTGGGAGTGTgagaataatgaaaataatgaaaatgattGTTCTTTGATCTTGATTGGTCACTTTTTAAGTGACACATGTTAGGATGTAATGGATCCAATTAGAAAATAAGGTGATCGTATTTGATTGGTTAGGGATGCTCAAATATAAGCAAAAGACTAAAAGAGTGATTACTGATTAGGAGAGCGCAATTTTTTGGCTGTTTGTTTTTGGGAGCTTTAAATAAATGGTGAAGATGGGGTATCCTTTCACATGGGACTTTGTCAGGTTTTGAAGATTACAAATACGAAATCGTTGCCTTTGGGAGAGCTTCAATTTGTtactaattgttttttttttatagagagagcaaccaaaatgaaaaagcaTCTTCAATGGACTCGATTCTCAATCTCAACTAccagttgagagagagagagagagagaaccttttgtTCCAACTACGCATGTGGTGggttttttagtttcaatttttcGACTTCGTGCGCCAAAAGCAGCATCACCGCACGGATAGCTCAAAGTCTCAAACACTGTTATTTTCTCCTAAACTCACTCTTTGCCCTCGGCGGCTGCCAAACTACCCCTAGTTATTCACGGAATCACTTAAATCAtgttttattcattaaaaaaataacataaaattttgcaccatttttttttagtactagCAATAGTTTACGACAATCGAAAAGGTTACACGtttaaattttttcacaacaaatattaAGTGTCTCATGATTATGAGCTgttataaacttaaaattttgttttgaatgtaGAAAAtactatgatttgttatgaatgcattacttttcttaaaaaatatgttgtaatCTATTACTATCTATAAGACGATTCTCCTCTTTTCATTAGACTTTTATCTAATTTAAAAATGCCTCTAAACCTTACATTTAATAGGGAAAAACTTGAAGACAAcctagtaaaaatatatttcaaactCAACTTAAAATGTCTACAAAAAATGACACTcttctattaaaataaaaacttatcacCACTGTGCATCCTTAATGAGATGGTCACTTTATAAATATAAGTGTTTATGAGATGTTGGAGGCAAGGGACGGGGTTTAAGTTTCCAAGAGGGaatttcatacacatatacacttagagtaggttatagtagaatttttatcttgcataaaaaaatataaattaaaattgaaaacttatccaaattttttttaaaggaaaattatgtGAAAGTGGTGTTGATCAAgcataatttacaattttaatcttaaaaaaaatcttagtaaGTTGTGTGTtaggtggattttattttattttttcaaactaccaaaatgttaaaaacactTCTGtctttttcccattttttatttatttttatttatatctatGATATGATAATATGAAATGTTTATTGGGATcttcgtcttgaaattactGGAGAACGAATGGGTGGTTTGGAGCACAAAGTTCTGAGATATGCCCATGGTTTAAACCGCAAATGGCTAAGGTTTTAGTTATTTTAAACTGCAGCATTGACTGTTGACACTTGACTGGATATTTATTCATATGGCCAAGTTTTTGAAGCAATTCTATTACTATATTTGTTAGCTTTTAACGTatcaaactcaaaaatcaaaaacttaaTTTGAGGGTCTCTATTTTCGGTACTTCGAAATTATAATGAAGCCCAGTTTAATCTTCTTCACTGAAATTCAGATACGTCTTGGATTCCAATTACTCAAGAACAGTTATTTTCCACACTTATCTTTTGCATTGGCTACTAGCTAGCCGCCTACTACAAGCTTTACCTTTTTAGGTGaataattaaatctaattcTTCCACAATCCTTTCTTTTCGAGGCCAATCCGGTCAGCTTCATGCTTTTTTGATAATCTTCACAGATTTGAGATAAGATTTAATAAGTTGCATTTACGTACCAAATTGAATGACTCCTTTATACAAAGCCGTCGATCCACAAATAGATTTGTGTATGTATTAGGATTTAATCACACTGCGGCGTTCAACctttttcagtcaaaaaaaaagcATACTGTGGTGGATGTGCATGAGTCGGGTTAGGTCAAGTTAAGGAGATTTTTTGATCCAACCCATCATGGTGgattataaaaaattcaacccaactcaACTCTTCACATAatttcaacccaacccacataggtcaggttgggtcgggttgaatcTATGAGTTggtcaacttttttttattttttattttttataactattattattaaattgtgtagaaaaaaaatataaatataaatatattaaaaaaactcaaagattagtatcaatgtaactctattattaattatataatatattttaaatatatgggtgggtcgggttgggtttggcgggtttgaaattttatgacccaaactcAACCCAACCTGCTATCAAAAAAacttttgtaacccaacccaacccaacccaccaagccctaAAAACTGACCCAACCTGGcgggttggattgggttgggtCGATTTTCGTGGGTTGGTGGGTTGGTTGCATATCCCTAACACTGCCCCTCATTTAGCAGTAAGTCTAGACGAAGCGATATAGTGATGTAAGTGGCAGTCGCACGAATAAGTGATGTTACAATAATTATAATTCGCTACCTCAGatattatgagaaaaatagtaaaatttgttgtgtttgtaaCATTATTACACTTCTTTTAGAACAATAAATTGATTAgaattattctaaaaatatatatatatttgattagtgtaaggacacgatttgtgaCGACCCATaatagtattgggttcgcacgtaaaaaagcccaaacaatatcatttatagagtgtgggtttgaaaagttaggccttggtcaccagacggtggtttTTTCGtgtcaccagacggtggttttttcgtggtattcatacataattaaatcgtgttcgctctaggagtctttctcctggaggcgggctgggagactctggtttttggccatttttcccagcctccttcttggtgcattaaccttcacattatatagctcttcttggttgatcttagccctccacttgttggtcaggcaggtgcctacttctgtacctgtcccatcagctgtccctccttactttctgttagttgcgatgatcgaagtcaccctgtccaggcgtcttttctcattaacatggttaGGACGCTGgtgggtgcatttaatgcgaaggggacgtatttaccctgaaccagttttgcaccgtacccccacgtgggtcccattctactcgcatctcctttagggggctttttgggggcggccttcatcgagacgttgctcttccccttgaagtcctggagtgccgaggacagggtcgtccTCGGCTGTTCCTCTCGACACTTCGGTCTTtccccattcgtcctcggcacacacCCTCCTCGACATGGGCCCCGAGCCCtaatagagcgtgggccggatcataagttccctggCCCCACAATTAGAATTTACAAACACTTACACCTTGGTTAGTTGGTAGCCGGCCTCTTAATTAGATAGATTGCCCAATAATTAAAACTTAAGAGTTAAGATCATCTTTTTAAGCCCTTTctcagaaaagaaaataataaagattcTTGTATGAATTTTACCATATTATgttgggtcatgctaacgagtgcccgaGCATtcattaataatccattttaggaaatttttgataccacttttatgggaaatgaaaaaagctgttaaaatattaattactttttttttttttcatttctcataaaaactttctttaaatggattattaaccagtgccctaaagacactcgttagcatttctctATTAtgtttataaattgatatgataataaatatgattgacCAATGTCAACAACATAATAGATGAGTATCAtaattactttgtttttcaGTAAGGTGCTTAAAACAATGTTTAAAATTAGGGTCTAATTAACGAGTGTTGAAATGCATTAGTtaaacttgaatttttattgcaaccgatcaaatttttttagggaGTCGAGCAACATTTAGTTaaacagaaatttttttattaatttttgctaCTTCTCCGCATAGTAAGACTTGCTCAATTTATTCTTGATAAGTGCACTTCGACACTATTAATAAAAGccttacaacaacaacaacaacaataataataataagcaacatttcttttttgaagctATTGTCTTGTCACCTTATCAGGCTAGATAGATTTTAGACACTCCTTTATTAGAAGTAAGCAGTGATGTCTCACCAAGCTTGCTATAGAGtttcaaatatcaaatatgatTGAAAACAAGGGGGTAGCATTTTGTTATATATCCAtttaaatagtaattaaaaggcAATGAAAGTTAAAAGCATCTTTTCTTAAGATAATTAgataatggaaaaataaaaaataaaaaatagagctCAAGTCACATAGAACAAGAAACTATGAAGGATGACATTACAAATGTACAATCACTTGAATCTTAACTTAAATTACTAGTTATTCCGTATGAATCATGATAAAAATCCActccttgttttgttttttttgttattgtttttattagaACGGTTGAAAAAACCAACCTCACTTCTCGTGTGagaatgttttatttatttatttattacaagatagaataactttatttattttatttcatggGACATTGAATAActtcttatttgttttgtttggtgtttttaaaatgagtaaattCTATTAACACACTCTGAGGATTGGGCTAATGTCAATCATATCCAatacttttcaaaattaatcaatttgatttttaaagcCAAATTAGTCCCCAAAACATTTGAGAATAAATAACTAATTGACCTAATAGTGTTTAGAGACTAAGTTAGTTTTATGGACcaaatttattagttttaaaaagTCTTGAACCTGATTGGCATTTCACAAGTTCAAAGTTTTTGTGAGCTGAGAGATAAGGGTCGGAGTTTAAGTTTTCAACctttacatacatatacacttaaattaaattataataaaatttatatcttgttaaaaaaaaaaaagaaaaaaaagaattgagacATAATTGATATTAACTTAAACCTCATTTTATATCAGTGGAATTTACCCTTCAAAATCTTTGCTATTCTACTTTTCAAAAAGCATACACTAGTATTATATACAGGTTATCACATGATAAATCTACCTACGGTTAGGTCAGCATATCACTGTCCTTCAAAATTGCTACGAAAACAGCAGACATTAACCTTGTAATTATCTCCAAAACCAATGGCACTTTCCAAACCACATCCTTATATAACCCTCTTCTCTCCCCACTATCTCAATCCctcaaaactctctctcattttcaaaaaacaaaaaaaaaaaacaaaaaacaaaaaacaaaaccaaatagtCTCTTCAGTCACTTTTTCCGTCACTTtccaggggaaaaaaaaaaaaaaaatgtcagccGGACTGGGAAAATGCAGCAAAATCCGCCACATTGTGAGGCTCCGCCAAATGCTGAGACGGTGGCGCAACAAGGCACGGCTTTCAGCCAATCGCATACCGTCGGATGTGCCGGCGGGACACGTGGCGGTCTGCGTGGGCAGCAGTTGCAGGAGATTCGTGGTGCGCGCGACGCACCTGAACCACCCCATCTTCAAAAAGCTCCTGGTCCAAGCCGAAGAGGAGTACGGGTTCAACAACCAAGGCCCGCTGGCGATTCCGTGCGACGAGTCGCTATTCGAGGAAGTGCTCCGATTCATTTCGCGATCCGAGTCGGGTAAGAACGGCAACAACCCGACCCGCTTCGTGAATCTCGAGGATTTTCAGAGGTACTGCCACGTGGGCATCCGTAACAACCTTGACTTCTGGCCTGAATCTCGACCGTTGCTTCATGGGATCGCCGACAAAACTATCTGGTAACGCTTTTCggataaatttatatttgaaaaaaaaatataataataaggaaaacgCTTTGTTTCTGACCCGGGTGTGACTCAGTCCGAGTTAGCTCGCCTCcacggaagaaaaaaaaaaaaaaaagtagtagcCAGCTGAGCATAATACTTGCAAAAAGAATTGCAACTGACTCGGCCGAGTTAACTAACCCAGTTGGGGATTTTtactctttactttttattgaatttttacttttttactaTTGGGCTGTGAGAGCAAGGGTAAAAAAGTTAATGACACTGTAATTGGCTCCGGAGAAAGCTACGGAGATGGCAAAATGGGTGGGCGAGTTATCCACCGAGTCGTCCCGGGTTCGGATCGGAGTGGAGGCCAGAAGATTTATTGATTACTCGATTAAcaatgtgagagagaaagaggaggCACTTGAAATTTCaagcaaagagagaaaaagaaaaaagaaaaaaaaaaaaagtgattagtGGATTGGTGGGGAGGGGGAGGTCACTTTTGTAAATTCATGTTatttattgattgattaatgGGAAAATTGTAGAGAAAATATTCTGCCATGATGATTGTCCATTATCTCGGTAATACTTTGTTTTTTGACAACTAACACGATCATtagtttaataaattattaacagtacgttttttttttttttgtgtttttttaattgagtattggttttttttttttttttttaattatgttgaAGATTTCAATCATGGTAACCGTTGTGGGAGTTATAATGACACCAACCCACGTGAAAGCAAAGCAAGCCTTCCTCTTCCATTTGTTGTGTTTCTTTCACCTGATATGTTTTGTCTTtaacctttgttttttttaataaaacttgtgccattctttttttatcacaagttttttttttttttttttttttaatgtgtaaatAAGAAGATTCgatatttgaaatataattcatatGAAGTGGATGCCACTGGATTGGACGGACCAATAATTGATAACACGATCAAAtgcctgtgttttttttttttttttttttttgatttgcaAATGCCTGTGTTGtgttatggaaaaagaaaaaaaaaaaaaaaaggacgtACTTGAATTTTGACCCTCACGATTAAAAGGATGGTTGGGGTTGGGATGGTCCGCAAAAAAAGGCTAATGCATGTGCTTCAAGTCATGAACTGTGTACACTGGATAAAGCAGCTTGCactgtaaaatttatttttatttttaaaataattcgatacttacaaagaaaaagatttaactcgaattattttttaaatatttaatttaatttacttAATCTCATAAATCAGAGTAATAGACTAGAGTACTAGACAATAGTTTAGGAGTGTATAACAACTTAAATTCAAAGGTTTGAAACTTCAAACCTTTGTTATATCTtgagtttaatttgttattttaaaaccATAAGAATTTCTTTGTTATATATTCAaactatataatttaaaatgcaATTCCTCCTATTAACTTGTTTTTCGCAAGTGAATAGATAGATGAAAggattaaattttgattttgattttttttaaacaaagtgCCAGTGGATCAAAACGGCCATTGACCCGTGAGAAAGGGGAtatgaaaattgttcttaagAGACTGATCTGTAAACTCGAATAATAGTTATGAGCTTAGTTGCAGTGATCTTCCAAGGTGTTCGTGATTATGATTAAGCCAGTAGCAATAACTTTTGGATGGGCCATAGAGGAGAGGAAGTCAAGATGATTGGCCAACCATACCCCACCCAAATTATGGACCTTTGACTTGATCATGAACCTTGCATTTCTTAGTTTGATATCTATATTTTAGGACCCAAAAACaggtgtattttttttcctagagcACTATGAATTATAGCCCATAATGCtgttctataattttaaatcaaaatatcaaatCATTATATTTGCCTGTTTTATTTGACCTTTGACTCTGCCTTTTGTTTTCAATGGGCTATAACACCAGCAAGTGGGCTTGTGTTTTTCGATAATTTTCAGTCAAttcaattctattttttctccTATCTAATTAATCCAAACGGATCATGGATTTATCAACTTTCGCTTAattttcccctaaaaaaaagatttcagtAAATTATTGTtcatcaaaactcaaaatatttcaatgtctaataaaataagtttatgtcaaattattttacattatGTCAGATTTTTGacaaactttatattttttaattttacttgtTACTTCAATACTATTTTTAGTGACCACATCAATTTATaccaatttattattaattagatCTCACAATAAATCATCCTCAACGATACCTGttaacattttctataaaataaaggGTTCGGTTAATGTGTGTGCCCTAGGGGCACACATTAAgccatcaatttttgaaaatattttctcagGAATTTAAAAAGCtgtcaataatttttcaatttccgagaaatttttctccaaaaatggttaattattgtatgccctaagggcacacattagcaaaatcctaaaataaattgaccagtCAGTATAAGTGGATAGAATAATTGTGAGAGTGGATAATGGATATAAACGAGTATACAATGGAGTAGCACTACACATCCAAATTGTTCATGTTGAATTACATTTTGAGTGTGCGTTTGGATTACACGTTGGAAACGTGTAATTCAGCGTTTGCATTTTTGGTTGGGTCTTATAGTATTGtttacacttataaaaattattttactacaatattttcaacaataaattttcaatttttaacaaataagtAGTATCTAAACACAATTTGATACTGTAGCGATCCACCGCGTACAGAGACAATCTTTGTTGAAAGTGACAAGCTTTGTACCTTCGCAGAATGCCATGTGAAAATTTGACTTTAAATTCCCGACAGTTTTAGAAAATGGGCgtcaaaatcaaaactttaaaaCCATGCTTCTGAGTCCAAGTAATGAAATCTTGAAAGGTGAGTAGGGTTGAAGAATCATTCTGTAAGTAGTAGAACCAGTGGCAGTGCAGAATTGTCACTTTCTTTTGAAGTGTATTCAGTAGAGGAAAAATGAGTGTAAGgttaagaaagaaagacaattgGTATTCAATGACCTTGGTGGGTCTAACCACAATTGAATGGGGATCAGATTAGGCAGGATTTTGCTTTCTATTGAATTGGACAATTTGATAAATGGAACACGACTCATAACAAATGGCTTTGCGACAAATTAACTCGTTAAAGTGGAAGGAAAAGACACCCCCCGGGGGGGGGTGTTGAGGTGATGATATTATGTGAGCGTTTGGGGTGGGTTGAAAGTTCTGAgttttcaagcttttttttcttttttttttccttttcaagcttttttttctttttttttccttgtacatgaacagtaaaatcacatgATTTTACTGTGTAAGAGACACAAAACactgtttatgtactgttcACATGCTGTTTATGGGTTCCACgacattattcacacatttaaaaattattttgctaccgtgttttcagttttcagtttcaacaacaataagttcaatccaaacagaccctatgtGTAACGTACATGTTTGGATATTTTGTGTTGTTGAAACTTACTGCTCAATAATTACAGCAACCCAATGAatacatttattatgatttgaaTTGAGTATATCTATAGAGAAGTAAACTAGTATGCTGACGTACTGAACTTAACTAGAgcatttattttgtgttttttaataaCCCATTGCTTATGATTGAAAATTTGCTTGCTTTTGAGAAGGCAACCAACATATGTAAtagttttatttgtatttttgtttagCTAATATACCATCACTTTcaaccccctccccccccccccccccccccaaaaaaaatgtaaaaaattttaagttgtaaatgcatattttcatgaattgaattttcatttaattGTAATTGCATCAAGTCACTGAGGTTTAAGTTTAGAAGAAAGAGTTCAAAGTGCTACAACGAGAATGTTGGTTGAGCGAGATTCAGTTTACTACGTGAGATTACAGGCGAGACAATcacaatttgaattttaattacaGATAACAGTTCGCTTGAAATTCTCCTAAAACTTAGTCAAGCGAGTTTGCTTAGGAAAAATCATTTCATATTTTTCCCAATTATTCTTGTAGCCAACCAACCCTCAATTGTTACTTGTAAGAAAATTCTAACCCTTATCATGTAGGGTATTTATAATAGGCTAAACCATATACTAATCATACAATAAGCAGTGCTTTGCATATTAAGGATTGTACTTGGACACAGGGGTGGCTCAACCATTAGGCCATTTAGGCAATGGCTTAAGACCCCAAAAAAAGAGACATCTTCTAATGGCCAATAAAATGCCTTGGCCTTTTCTATTGGCCAATAAATGTCTTGTCTATTGGTCCTAtaatgttaaatttttaaacaagGCCCAAAGATATAatgaatacaaattattttttaaaatattatattattttttaatgttgtgtAGTCTATTACCAGAGTAAAAGTCATCAATCTCTCAACAAATTTACTATTCTTTTCTTActctatcaaaattaaaattaaaactaatagtTTTTCggaaaaaatcattatttaatACCTGAAGTCCAATAGTGCCAAGAGAGGCAATgaatatctcaaaaaaaatcattatttaacTAACAAAATATCTTACATTTGCATTTGCAAAAAAGAAGTTAtccaaattaaaattgataaaatgttatttaagaTAGAATAtgtcacaagaaagattaagtgaGAAATAACGATATTACCAATTGAAAAGGAAATCTTAGCGGCATAAAGTTGaacacaaaaacataatttGTAGTAATCTTGcatctcaaaaagcaagaaaatagattttaaaaaaattatatcaaaacataaatattattcaattaatatttacaATATGAGAAGTTTCActaaaattttctagaaatgtGTTGAGCTTGTTATTGCAAACTGCAAATTTGAGCAAGGTTTGAAATGAATCTATTTGAAATTGATTTGCAGTATTTGACAGAAATGACACTGTTTTgaatttacaagtttttttaaaaaaaaaattattttatatttaaaataaccTGTGTATATGAAAAATTCTCATGGTAATGTGGTCATATTTTGCATGAAGGCATGTAACATGTTTCATGATTTTTGGCATGATCATCATGGTATTAGTATATAGAAATCAATTCAattgagactaaaatttttgaaaaaaatacaaataccaAATTGATGGATTTGCAAAGAAGTATTCAACGAGAATCACGGTTGGGATATTGGAGGAAATTAATAAttctttacataaaataaatgataagaGAAATTATCACCTTACACCCCATAATATGTTGAGCCGTCTGCCTAAACGTAGACTATAATTGTGCTCTATACCAGAATTGGAAACATACCCAAGAACTTATTCTCTTATTAAGAATATGTTCTCAGTTAATACTACCGGAAATTTCTTTAGTAAACTAATATGACTTTATTAGGTGAAATTATTTAGGGATCTATTatgtatctaaattttgttaagattggGTGGgaatatgtttttagtttgttATGGTTGATTTAAATATATGGATTCAAACGTGTttagtttgaaactttgaatttgtttatgttgcgggatagaatttttttatgattgattCAGATATCCCAATTGAATGAATTAAATTTGTTTGGATTaggataaattataatttattttgttgataaattcaagaaatttgaaaattttcctcAATTATAAATTGTTAGATAGTGTAATTGGAAGGTTTCAGTTTCTCT is a genomic window of Quercus lobata isolate SW786 chromosome 2, ValleyOak3.0 Primary Assembly, whole genome shotgun sequence containing:
- the LOC115977899 gene encoding auxin-induced protein 6B-like: MSAGLGKCSKIRHIVRLRQMLRRWRNKARLSANRIPSDVPAGHVAVCVGSSCRRFVVRATHLNHPIFKKLLVQAEEEYGFNNQGPLAIPCDESLFEEVLRFISRSESGKNGNNPTRFVNLEDFQRYCHVGIRNNLDFWPESRPLLHGIADKTIW